From the genome of Pseudomonas yamanorum, one region includes:
- a CDS encoding osmoprotectant ABC transporter ATP-binding protein OsmV produces the protein MIELQNLTKTFQSNGKTITAVDSVSLTVNEGEICVFLGPSGCGKSTTLKMINRLIKPTSGKILINGEDTTDLDEVTLRRNIGYVIQQIGLFPNMTIEENIVVVPKLLGWDKQKCHDRARELMSMIKLEPKQYLHRYPRELSGGQQQRIGVIRALAADAPLLLMDEPFGAVDPINREMIQNEFFEMQRALNKTVIMVSHDIDEAIKLGDKIAIFRAGKLLQIDHPDTLLAHPADEFVSNFVGQDSTLKRLLLVKAEDAADNAPSVSPETPVADALEQMDELDRRYVVVTDAENKALGYVRRRDLHRQTGTCGQYLREFNATAAYDEHLRILLSRMYEFNRSWLPVMDAERVFLGEVTQESIAEYLSSGKSRGGKTSIVSPAETALA, from the coding sequence ATGATCGAACTTCAAAACCTGACCAAGACCTTCCAAAGCAACGGCAAGACCATCACCGCCGTTGATTCCGTAAGCCTGACCGTCAACGAAGGCGAAATTTGCGTGTTCCTCGGCCCATCGGGCTGCGGCAAAAGCACCACGCTGAAAATGATCAACCGCCTGATCAAGCCGACCTCCGGCAAGATCCTGATCAACGGCGAAGACACCACCGACCTGGATGAAGTGACCCTGCGTCGCAACATCGGCTACGTGATCCAGCAGATCGGCCTGTTCCCGAACATGACCATCGAAGAAAACATCGTGGTGGTGCCCAAGCTGCTGGGCTGGGACAAGCAAAAATGCCACGACCGCGCCCGCGAATTGATGAGTATGATCAAGCTGGAGCCCAAGCAGTACCTGCATCGCTACCCGCGTGAACTGTCCGGTGGCCAGCAACAGCGGATCGGCGTGATCCGCGCCCTGGCGGCGGATGCACCGTTGCTGCTGATGGATGAGCCGTTCGGCGCGGTCGACCCGATCAACCGCGAGATGATCCAGAACGAATTCTTCGAGATGCAGCGTGCGCTGAACAAGACCGTGATCATGGTCAGCCACGACATCGACGAAGCCATCAAGCTGGGTGACAAGATCGCGATCTTCCGCGCCGGCAAGCTGCTGCAGATCGACCACCCGGACACCCTGCTGGCCCACCCTGCAGACGAATTCGTCAGCAACTTTGTAGGCCAGGACAGCACCCTCAAGCGCCTGTTGCTGGTGAAAGCTGAAGATGCGGCGGATAACGCGCCGTCGGTCAGCCCGGAGACGCCAGTGGCGGACGCCCTGGAGCAGATGGACGAACTGGACCGTCGCTACGTGGTGGTGACCGACGCCGAGAACAAAGCCCTGGGTTATGTGCGACGTCGCGACCTGCATCGTCAGACCGGTACCTGCGGCCAATACCTGCGCGAGTTCAACGCCACGGCGGCGTACGACGAGCATTTGCGCATCCTGTTGTCGCGCATGTACGAGTTCAACCGCTCGTGGTTGCCGGTGATGGATGCGGAGCGGGTGTTTCTCGGGGAAGTGACCCAGGAGTCGATTGCCGAGTACCTGAGTTCCGGTAAGTCCCGTGGGGGCAAGACCAGCATTGTGTCGCCTGCCGAGACAGCGCTGGCCTGA
- a CDS encoding Fe2+-dependent dioxygenase has protein sequence MLLHIPGLFSREEVLRIREALTHTEWADGKITAGHQSAKAKHNLQLPEGHPLAQEIGAAILDRLWKNPLFMSAALPHKVFPPLLNCYTAGGSFDFHIDNAVRQSKGSHERVRTDLSSTVFFSDPDDYDGGELEIQDTFGLQRVKLPAGHMVLYPGSSLHKVNAVTRGARYASFFWTQSLVREDSQRTLLFEMDGAIQQLSRDVPDHPALIQLTGTYHNLLRRWVEV, from the coding sequence ATGTTGCTGCACATTCCCGGCCTGTTCTCTCGCGAGGAAGTGCTGCGCATCCGCGAAGCCCTGACGCACACCGAGTGGGCCGACGGCAAAATCACTGCCGGGCATCAATCGGCCAAGGCCAAACACAACCTGCAACTGCCGGAAGGCCACCCACTGGCACAGGAAATCGGCGCGGCGATCCTTGATCGGCTGTGGAAAAATCCGCTGTTCATGTCGGCGGCGTTACCGCACAAGGTCTTCCCTCCGTTGCTCAACTGTTACACCGCCGGTGGCAGTTTCGACTTTCATATCGACAATGCCGTGCGCCAGTCCAAGGGCAGCCACGAGCGGGTGCGCACCGACCTTTCCTCCACGGTATTTTTCAGCGACCCCGATGACTACGACGGCGGCGAGCTGGAAATCCAGGACACCTTCGGCCTGCAGCGGGTGAAGTTGCCGGCGGGCCACATGGTGCTATACCCCGGCTCCAGCCTGCACAAAGTCAACGCCGTGACCCGTGGCGCGCGCTACGCCTCGTTTTTCTGGACCCAAAGCCTGGTGCGCGAAGACAGCCAGCGCACGCTGCTGTTCGAGATGGACGGTGCGATCCAGCAACTGAGTCGGGACGTGCCCGACCACCCGGCGCTGATCCAGCTCACCGGCACCTATCACAATCTGCTGCGCCGCTGGGTTGAGGTCTGA
- a CDS encoding PepSY domain-containing protein translates to MLKKTLFQLHWFFGITAGLVLALMGITGATVSFQDEIIEALNPTVLTVEKRPAGVLPPAELVRLLEAREGKAVSMLTVQPDSTDAAKVWFTPPPGERRGQMRYFDPYTGDYLGDAVGQEFFGFVLQLHRFLAIGDTGRQITGACTLILVFFCLSGLYLRWPRQVASWRAWLTLDWRKKGRSFNWDLHSVFGTWCLLFYLLAALTGLFWSYEWYSNGLTKLMSDAPQNERVRKRGPAPEGPAPVANYDAIWSSIYSNAGPGLSSYNIRMPAVAGQPATVYYLLKTSPHDRALNQINLDPANGEVKSHDTYIGKSFKAQILTSIYALHTGSYFGLAGRIILTLSALLMPLFFITGWLLYLDRRRKKRQVRDARKGLTDNHSEAPAWLIGFASQSGFAEQLAWQTAGQLQAAGLPVKVQSLGSVREKDLRQANNALFVVSTFGDGEAPDSARGFERSVLGQDLSLKGLNYSVLALGDRQYQHFCGFARRLHFWLTNQGGNPLFAPVEVDSGDTDALLHWQQQLGQLTGHAPAAAWASATYENWTLKHRTLLNPDSSGSGVYLLGLTPPAPRDWLAGDLVEVLPRNCPWAIEHFLDGLGLAGSEGVVIDGLAHTLDQALASRQLPDNRAHLVGLHAQALVNALVPLNMREYSIASIASDGVLELIVRQERHPDGSVGVGSGWLTEHAPLGSTISLRLRRNSGFHLPTEPVPMILLGNGTGLAGLRSLLKARIADGQQRNWLLFGERNIAHDYHCQDELQGWLASGDLALLDQAFSRDQAEKIYVQDRLRESADVLRKWIADGAAIYVCGSLQGMAAGVDQVLHEVLGSEAVERLIEQGRYRRDVY, encoded by the coding sequence GTGTTGAAGAAAACCCTGTTCCAGTTGCATTGGTTCTTCGGCATTACCGCCGGGCTGGTGTTGGCCTTGATGGGGATCACCGGCGCGACGGTGTCGTTCCAGGATGAAATCATCGAGGCGTTGAACCCGACGGTGTTGACGGTGGAAAAGCGTCCAGCCGGTGTACTGCCGCCGGCTGAACTGGTGCGCCTCCTGGAAGCCCGTGAAGGCAAAGCGGTGTCGATGCTCACGGTGCAACCCGACAGCACCGACGCCGCCAAGGTCTGGTTCACCCCGCCGCCCGGTGAACGTCGTGGGCAGATGCGCTACTTCGACCCGTACACCGGCGACTACCTGGGCGACGCCGTCGGCCAGGAGTTCTTCGGCTTCGTGCTGCAATTGCACCGCTTCCTCGCCATCGGCGACACCGGCCGGCAAATCACCGGTGCCTGCACGCTGATCCTGGTGTTCTTCTGCCTCTCGGGCCTGTATCTGCGCTGGCCACGCCAAGTGGCAAGCTGGCGTGCGTGGCTGACCCTGGACTGGCGCAAAAAAGGCCGCAGTTTCAACTGGGACCTGCACTCGGTGTTCGGCACCTGGTGCCTGTTGTTCTATCTTCTGGCTGCGTTGACCGGGCTGTTCTGGTCCTACGAGTGGTACAGCAATGGCCTGACCAAACTGATGTCCGACGCTCCGCAAAACGAACGCGTGCGCAAGCGCGGTCCGGCGCCGGAAGGTCCTGCGCCGGTGGCCAATTACGATGCGATCTGGAGCAGCATCTACAGCAACGCCGGGCCCGGTTTGAGCAGCTATAACATCCGTATGCCAGCGGTCGCCGGGCAACCCGCCACCGTCTACTACTTGCTGAAGACCTCACCTCACGACCGCGCACTGAACCAGATCAACCTCGACCCGGCCAACGGCGAGGTCAAATCCCATGACACCTACATCGGCAAAAGCTTCAAGGCACAGATCCTCACCAGCATCTATGCGCTGCACACCGGCAGCTATTTCGGCCTGGCCGGCCGCATCATCCTGACCCTCAGCGCGCTGCTCATGCCGCTGTTCTTTATCACCGGCTGGCTGCTGTACCTGGATCGCCGCCGCAAAAAGCGCCAGGTGCGCGATGCGCGTAAAGGCCTGACGGACAACCACAGCGAAGCACCTGCCTGGCTGATCGGCTTTGCCAGCCAGAGCGGTTTTGCCGAGCAACTGGCCTGGCAGACCGCCGGCCAATTGCAGGCCGCCGGCTTGCCGGTGAAGGTGCAATCGCTGGGCAGCGTCAGGGAGAAAGATTTGCGCCAGGCGAACAATGCATTGTTTGTGGTCAGCACCTTCGGCGACGGCGAAGCACCGGACAGCGCCCGTGGTTTCGAACGCAGTGTGCTCGGCCAGGACCTCTCTCTCAAGGGTTTGAACTACTCGGTGCTGGCCTTGGGTGATCGCCAGTATCAACACTTCTGCGGCTTCGCCCGGCGCCTGCATTTCTGGCTGACCAACCAGGGCGGCAACCCGTTGTTCGCCCCGGTGGAAGTCGACAGCGGCGACACCGATGCGTTGCTGCACTGGCAACAACAACTCGGCCAACTGACCGGCCATGCACCCGCGGCAGCATGGGCCAGCGCGACCTATGAAAACTGGACCCTGAAGCATCGTACCTTGCTCAATCCAGACAGCAGCGGCTCCGGCGTCTATTTGCTCGGGCTCACCCCGCCAGCCCCACGGGATTGGCTGGCCGGTGACCTGGTAGAAGTGCTGCCGCGTAATTGCCCATGGGCCATCGAACATTTCCTCGACGGCCTTGGACTGGCGGGCAGCGAAGGTGTGGTGATCGACGGCCTCGCACACACCCTCGACCAGGCGTTGGCCAGTCGTCAGCTACCGGACAACCGCGCACACCTGGTGGGCCTGCATGCCCAGGCGCTGGTCAATGCACTGGTGCCGTTGAACATGCGCGAATACTCCATCGCCTCGATTGCCAGCGACGGCGTGCTGGAGCTGATCGTGCGCCAGGAACGTCACCCCGATGGCAGCGTGGGCGTGGGTTCCGGCTGGTTGACCGAACACGCACCGTTGGGTTCGACCATCAGCCTGCGACTGCGGCGCAACAGTGGTTTCCATCTGCCGACCGAGCCCGTGCCGATGATTCTGCTGGGTAACGGCACCGGCCTCGCCGGGTTGCGCAGTTTGCTCAAGGCGCGAATTGCCGACGGTCAGCAGCGCAACTGGCTGCTGTTTGGCGAACGCAATATCGCCCACGACTACCACTGCCAGGACGAGCTGCAAGGCTGGCTGGCCAGCGGTGACCTGGCATTGCTGGACCAGGCGTTTTCCCGGGATCAGGCAGAGAAAATCTACGTTCAGGACCGCCTGCGTGAGTCGGCTGACGTGCTACGCAAATGGATCGCGGATGGCGCGGCGATTTACGTCTGCGGCAGTTTGCAGGGGATGGCGGCGGGTGTGGATCAGGTGCTGCACGAGGTGCTGGGCAGTGAGGCGGTTGAGCGGTTGATCGAGCAGGGCCGCTATCGCCGGGATGTGTACTGA
- a CDS encoding type III PLP-dependent enzyme, with the protein MSIQVEDYFARATFDKMKAFADTQETPFVVIDTAMISQAYDDLRAGFEFAKVYYAVKANPAVEIIDLLKDKGSSFDIASIYELDKVMDRGVSPDRISYGNTIKKSKDIRYFYEKGVRLFSTDSEADLRNIAKAAPGSKVYVRILTEGSTTADWPLSRKFGCQTDMAMDLLILARDLGLVPYGISFHVGSQQRDISVWDAAIAKVKVIFERLKEEDGIHLKLINMGGGFPANYITRTNSLETYAEEIIRFLKEDFGDDLPEIILEPGRSLIANAGILVSEVVLVARKSRTAVERWVYTDVGKFSGLIETMDEAIKFPIWTEKKGEMEEVVIAGPTCDSADIMYENYKYGLPLNLAIGDRMYWLSTGAYTTSYSAVEFNGFPPLKSFYL; encoded by the coding sequence ATGTCGATCCAGGTCGAAGACTATTTCGCGCGCGCCACTTTTGACAAAATGAAGGCGTTCGCTGACACCCAGGAAACCCCGTTCGTGGTGATCGACACCGCGATGATCAGCCAGGCCTACGATGACCTGCGCGCCGGTTTCGAATTCGCCAAGGTGTATTACGCCGTCAAGGCCAACCCGGCCGTCGAGATCATCGACCTGCTCAAAGACAAGGGTTCGAGCTTCGACATCGCGTCGATCTACGAGCTGGACAAGGTCATGGACCGCGGCGTCAGCCCTGACCGTATCAGCTACGGCAACACCATCAAGAAATCCAAGGACATCCGCTACTTCTACGAGAAGGGCGTGCGCCTGTTCTCCACCGACTCCGAAGCCGACCTGCGCAACATCGCCAAGGCCGCCCCGGGTTCGAAAGTGTATGTACGTATTCTCACCGAAGGCTCGACCACGGCTGACTGGCCTCTGTCGCGCAAATTCGGCTGCCAGACCGACATGGCCATGGACCTGCTGATCCTCGCCCGCGACCTGGGCCTGGTGCCTTACGGCATCTCCTTCCACGTCGGCTCGCAACAGCGTGACATCAGCGTGTGGGACGCGGCGATTGCCAAGGTCAAAGTGATCTTCGAGCGCCTGAAGGAAGAAGACGGCATCCACCTCAAGCTGATCAACATGGGCGGTGGCTTCCCGGCCAACTACATCACCCGCACCAACAGCCTGGAAACCTACGCCGAGGAAATCATCCGCTTCCTCAAGGAAGATTTCGGTGACGACCTGCCGGAAATCATCCTGGAGCCGGGCCGTTCGTTGATCGCCAACGCCGGCATCCTGGTCAGCGAAGTGGTACTGGTTGCGCGTAAATCCCGCACCGCCGTCGAGCGTTGGGTATACACCGACGTGGGCAAATTCTCCGGCCTGATCGAAACCATGGACGAAGCCATCAAGTTCCCGATCTGGACCGAGAAGAAAGGCGAGATGGAAGAAGTGGTCATCGCCGGCCCGACCTGCGACAGCGCCGACATCATGTACGAGAACTACAAGTACGGCCTGCCGCTGAACCTGGCGATTGGCGACCGGATGTACTGGTTGTCCACCGGTGCGTACACCACCAGCTACAGCGCTGTTGAGTTCAACGGCTTCCCGCCGTTGAAATCGTTCTACCTGTAA
- a CDS encoding tetratricopeptide repeat protein produces the protein MGFLLRREEVLNVEQLQAMLDDSPVRAAQAILIAAKEGVVDAQALLGQILLEGRGIERDEALAVRWFRIAAQGGHLMARNMLGRCLEHGWGCGADPVAAAREYRLAAEAGLDWGLYNYANLLATGRGVAEDQTQALACYRQAAQSGHAKSMNLLGRYLEEGQYCPRDLEAAVAWYRRSAEGGDFRGQFSYAAVLADRGEIETALEWLRKALAGGNLKFLRVAHKALCAANDPQIRAMAEIYQAHAIELDRSHALRGNAALDALRPL, from the coding sequence ATGGGCTTTTTATTGCGCCGTGAAGAAGTCCTCAACGTTGAGCAATTGCAGGCTATGCTCGACGATTCCCCGGTGCGCGCCGCCCAGGCGATTTTGATCGCGGCGAAAGAGGGTGTTGTGGATGCCCAGGCGCTGCTCGGGCAAATCCTGCTGGAAGGCCGCGGCATCGAACGCGATGAAGCACTGGCGGTGCGTTGGTTCCGCATCGCCGCCCAAGGCGGGCATTTGATGGCGCGCAATATGCTCGGGCGTTGCCTGGAGCATGGTTGGGGCTGTGGGGCGGATCCCGTGGCGGCAGCGCGGGAATATCGTCTGGCGGCGGAGGCCGGTCTGGATTGGGGGTTGTACAACTACGCCAACCTGTTGGCGACCGGGCGCGGGGTTGCCGAGGATCAAACCCAGGCGCTCGCGTGTTATCGACAGGCGGCGCAATCGGGCCATGCCAAGTCGATGAACCTGCTGGGGCGTTATCTGGAAGAAGGGCAGTACTGCCCGAGGGATCTGGAGGCGGCGGTGGCGTGGTATCGCCGGTCAGCAGAAGGCGGGGATTTTCGCGGGCAGTTCAGTTATGCGGCGGTGTTGGCGGACCGGGGCGAGATAGAAACGGCACTGGAATGGTTGCGCAAGGCCCTGGCGGGCGGGAATTTGAAGTTCTTGCGGGTGGCGCACAAGGCGTTGTGTGCCGCCAATGATCCGCAGATACGGGCGATGGCCGAGATTTATCAAGCGCATGCCATTGAACTTGATCGTTCCCATGCTCTGCGTGGGAATGCCGCCCTGGACGCTCTGCGTCCGCTCTAA